One Halolamina litorea genomic window carries:
- the trpG gene encoding anthranilate synthase component II, with protein sequence MSLPNAADGDAADDAPTVLFVDNFDSFTYNLVEYVGEGAPDAEVEVLRNTASLDDVREIDPDAVVISPGPGHPKNERDVGLTMDMLREVSPEVPTLGVCLGLEAAVFEYDGQVGHAPQPIHGKAFPIDHDGEGVFAGLEQGFQAGRYHSLVATEVPDSFEVTATTVDDPDDEGSEELVMGVRHREYPIECVQFHPESVLTAVGHDVIRNFLEAALD encoded by the coding sequence ATGAGCCTCCCGAACGCCGCCGACGGCGACGCCGCCGACGACGCGCCGACGGTGCTGTTCGTCGATAACTTCGACTCGTTCACCTACAACCTCGTCGAGTACGTCGGCGAGGGTGCGCCCGACGCCGAGGTCGAGGTGCTGCGAAACACCGCCTCGCTCGACGACGTGCGCGAGATCGACCCCGATGCCGTCGTCATCAGCCCCGGCCCGGGCCACCCGAAAAACGAGCGCGACGTGGGGCTGACGATGGACATGCTCAGGGAGGTCAGTCCCGAGGTGCCGACACTCGGGGTCTGTCTCGGGCTAGAGGCAGCGGTCTTCGAGTACGACGGTCAGGTCGGCCACGCCCCCCAGCCGATCCACGGCAAGGCGTTCCCGATCGACCACGACGGCGAGGGCGTCTTCGCGGGCCTCGAACAGGGCTTCCAAGCCGGGCGCTACCACTCGTTGGTGGCGACTGAGGTGCCGGATAGCTTCGAGGTAACGGCGACGACGGTCGACGACCCCGATGACGAGGGGAGCGAGGAACTGGTGATGGGCGTGCGCCACCGCGAGTACCCCATCGAGTGTGTGCAGTTCCACCCCGAGTCGGTGCTGACCGCGGTTGGTCACGACGTGATCCGGAACTTCCTCGAGGCGGCCCTCGACTAG
- the trpE gene encoding anthranilate synthase component I gives MPGFDRSRNEFEELVDGADDPAVARLVATLDIDAEPLSAYAALSDRSDHTFLLESAEKVASSDPAGAFAPAGGHSDGPTDDEADRHARFSFVGYDPDALVSVYPDRTEVEEFGPAAGFLDGLDGEAGAEVGACGEELSDPDTLDRLRFALPDVERVGFAAGDRQRLDGGLVGFLAYDAVYDLHLAEVGVDRPDPVVPDAQFVLTTRTLAFDDREGTVELVFTPIVGEEDDAGAVYDRLAAEAEGVAADLAAATPPETGGFDRDTAVSGPRDDYEAAVAEMQEHVLDGDVYQGVVSRSHEITGDLDTLGLYESLREVNPSPYMYLLSFGDRSVVGASPETLVSVTGERVVSNPIAGTCARGASPVEDRRLAGELLADDKERAEHTMLVDLARNDVRQVSRQGSVRVEEFMNVLKYSHVQHIESTVTGRLHPDFDGFDATRAAFPAGTLTGAPKVRAMELLDELEVNPRGVYGGGVGYFSWTGDADTAIVIRTATVEHGDDHDRVRVRAGAGIVADSDPESEYEETEQKVRGVLDALERIEGGDE, from the coding sequence ATGCCGGGGTTCGACCGCTCCCGAAACGAGTTCGAGGAACTGGTCGACGGCGCCGACGACCCGGCAGTCGCCCGACTCGTCGCCACGCTCGACATCGACGCCGAACCGCTGTCGGCCTACGCCGCCCTCTCGGACCGGAGCGACCACACGTTCCTGCTGGAGAGCGCCGAGAAGGTCGCCTCCAGTGACCCCGCGGGGGCGTTCGCTCCCGCCGGCGGCCACAGCGACGGGCCGACCGACGACGAGGCCGACCGGCACGCCCGGTTCTCCTTCGTTGGCTACGACCCCGACGCCCTCGTCTCGGTCTACCCGGACCGCACCGAAGTCGAGGAGTTCGGCCCCGCGGCGGGGTTCCTCGACGGACTCGACGGCGAGGCCGGCGCGGAGGTCGGCGCCTGCGGCGAGGAACTGAGCGACCCGGACACGCTCGACCGCCTCCGGTTTGCGCTCCCGGACGTGGAGCGCGTCGGCTTTGCGGCGGGCGACCGACAGCGTCTCGACGGCGGCCTCGTCGGCTTCCTCGCCTACGACGCCGTCTACGACCTCCATCTCGCGGAGGTGGGCGTCGACCGTCCGGACCCCGTTGTGCCCGACGCGCAGTTCGTGCTGACGACCCGGACGCTCGCGTTCGACGACCGCGAGGGGACCGTCGAACTGGTGTTCACGCCGATCGTCGGCGAGGAGGACGACGCCGGCGCGGTGTACGACCGGCTCGCCGCCGAAGCCGAAGGCGTCGCCGCCGACCTCGCCGCGGCGACACCCCCCGAGACTGGTGGGTTCGATCGCGATACCGCCGTTTCGGGCCCGCGTGACGACTACGAGGCCGCCGTCGCCGAGATGCAGGAGCACGTCCTCGACGGCGACGTGTACCAAGGGGTCGTCTCCCGCAGCCACGAGATCACCGGCGACCTCGACACGCTCGGCCTCTACGAGTCGCTGCGCGAGGTGAACCCCTCGCCGTACATGTACCTGCTCTCCTTCGGCGACCGCTCGGTCGTTGGCGCCAGCCCCGAGACGCTGGTCTCGGTGACGGGCGAGCGCGTCGTCTCGAACCCCATCGCGGGCACCTGCGCCCGCGGCGCCAGCCCCGTCGAGGACCGCCGACTCGCCGGCGAACTGCTCGCCGACGACAAGGAGCGCGCCGAACACACGATGCTGGTCGACCTCGCGCGAAACGACGTGCGGCAGGTGTCCCGGCAGGGCTCGGTGCGCGTCGAGGAGTTCATGAACGTCCTCAAGTACAGCCACGTCCAGCACATCGAGTCGACCGTGACCGGCCGGCTCCACCCCGATTTCGACGGCTTCGACGCCACCCGAGCGGCGTTCCCCGCAGGCACCCTCACGGGCGCGCCGAAGGTCCGTGCGATGGAACTGCTGGACGAACTGGAGGTGAACCCCCGCGGCGTGTACGGCGGCGGCGTCGGCTACTTCTCGTGGACCGGCGACGCCGATACGGCCATCGTGATCCGGACCGCGACCGTCGAGCACGGCGACGATCACGACCGCGTCCGGGTGCGGGCTGGCGCCGGCATCGTCGCCGACAGCGACCCCGAAAGCGAGTACGAGGAGACCGAACAGAAGGTCCGCGGCGTGTTGGACGCCCTGGAGCGGATCGAAGGGGGTGACGAATGA
- a CDS encoding phosphoribosylanthranilate isomerase: MVRTKLCGLGTEADVTAAVDAGADALGFITDVDVDTPREIDPERARDLAATVPPFVTTVAVTIPGSVEEAVAVAETVDPDAIQIYGEFDADAVEDIGDRSGADTIVALGVDDAERARALDGAADALLVDSLSEAGAGGTGETHDWERTRELREELDTPLVLAGGLGPGNVAGAVESVAPFAVDVASGVEREDEPGRKDADAMRAFVREATRASHAEVA, encoded by the coding sequence ATGGTCCGCACGAAGCTCTGTGGCCTCGGCACCGAGGCTGACGTGACGGCCGCCGTCGACGCCGGCGCCGACGCGCTGGGGTTCATCACCGACGTGGACGTGGACACGCCCCGGGAGATCGACCCCGAACGCGCCCGCGACCTCGCGGCGACGGTCCCGCCGTTCGTCACCACGGTCGCCGTCACCATCCCCGGGAGCGTCGAGGAGGCCGTGGCCGTGGCCGAGACCGTCGATCCCGACGCGATCCAAATCTACGGCGAGTTCGACGCCGACGCGGTCGAGGATATCGGCGACCGTTCGGGGGCCGACACCATCGTCGCCCTCGGCGTCGACGACGCCGAACGCGCCCGCGCCCTCGACGGCGCCGCCGACGCGCTGCTCGTCGACTCCCTGAGCGAGGCCGGCGCCGGGGGGACCGGCGAGACACACGACTGGGAGCGCACCCGCGAACTGCGCGAGGAACTGGACACGCCGCTCGTGCTCGCCGGCGGCCTGGGTCCCGGAAACGTCGCCGGGGCCGTCGAGTCGGTCGCACCCTTCGCCGTCGACGTGGCGAGCGGCGTCGAACGCGAGGACGAACCGGGCCGGAAGGACGCCGACGCGATGCGTGCGTTCGTCCGGGAGGCCACCCGGGCCAGTCACGCGGAGGTGGCCTGA
- the trpD gene encoding anthranilate phosphoribosyltransferase, whose amino-acid sequence MQELIERVTEGEDLTVEQAREAATLVFEEATEAQIGALLAALRAKGETEAEIAGFAQGMRDAARTIGPDREPLVDTCGTGGDDYSTINVSTTSAIVAAGAGVAVAKHGNYSVSSSSGSADVLEVAGADVEAEPPAVEAAIERDGIGFMLAPVFHPAMKAVIGPRKELGMRTVFNVLGPLTNPAGADAQVLGVYSEELVPLIAEALTHMPVEHALVVHGDGMDEIALHGPTTVAEVEGDDVTEYTITPEDLGLDRAPVEEIAGGTPEENAEDLRGIVDGRVTGPKRDVILANAGAAIYVAGLAEDLETGVEKAAESIDGGAAGEKFAALCGGTAEAE is encoded by the coding sequence ATGCAGGAACTCATCGAACGCGTAACCGAAGGCGAAGACCTGACCGTCGAGCAGGCCCGTGAGGCCGCGACGCTCGTCTTCGAGGAAGCAACCGAGGCACAGATCGGCGCGCTGCTGGCCGCGCTCCGAGCCAAAGGCGAGACCGAAGCCGAGATCGCCGGCTTCGCACAGGGGATGCGCGACGCCGCCCGCACGATCGGCCCCGACCGCGAGCCGCTGGTCGACACTTGCGGTACCGGCGGCGACGACTACTCGACGATCAACGTCTCGACGACCAGCGCCATCGTCGCCGCCGGCGCCGGCGTCGCCGTCGCCAAGCACGGCAACTACTCGGTCTCCTCCTCCTCGGGGAGCGCCGACGTGCTGGAGGTCGCCGGCGCCGACGTGGAGGCAGAACCCCCTGCAGTCGAGGCGGCCATCGAGCGCGACGGGATCGGCTTCATGCTCGCGCCGGTGTTCCACCCCGCGATGAAGGCCGTCATCGGCCCGCGCAAGGAACTGGGCATGCGGACGGTCTTCAACGTCCTCGGCCCGCTGACCAACCCCGCCGGCGCCGACGCACAGGTCCTCGGCGTCTACAGCGAGGAACTGGTCCCGCTCATCGCCGAGGCACTGACACACATGCCCGTCGAGCACGCCCTCGTCGTCCACGGCGACGGCATGGACGAGATCGCGCTCCACGGCCCCACGACCGTCGCGGAGGTAGAGGGCGACGACGTGACGGAGTACACGATCACGCCGGAGGACCTCGGCCTCGACAGGGCCCCCGTCGAAGAGATCGCCGGCGGCACCCCCGAGGAGAACGCCGAAGACCTCCGTGGGATCGTCGATGGCCGCGTCACTGGGCCCAAGCGCGACGTGATCCTCGCCAACGCCGGCGCCGCCATCTACGTCGCCGGGCTCGCCGAGGACCTCGAAACCGGCGTCGAGAAGGCCGCCGAGTCAATCGACGGCGGTGCCGCCGGCGAGAAGTTCGCCGCGCTCTGTGGCGGGACGGCCGAGGCCGAGTGA
- a CDS encoding 2Fe-2S iron-sulfur cluster binding domain-containing protein, which yields MSETVPVTVVDGEERTTIDVACGRTLRDALLDAGFEVYGSVSKHGNCGGRGLCGTCGVEVASGPEPTHWHDAAAARYGYPRLSCRITVAAPMTVRLVEKVMWGQLLPGESG from the coding sequence ATGAGCGAGACGGTCCCCGTGACGGTCGTCGATGGTGAGGAGCGTACGACTATCGACGTGGCGTGCGGGCGAACGCTGCGGGACGCGCTGCTTGACGCCGGCTTCGAGGTGTACGGGAGCGTCTCGAAACACGGCAACTGCGGCGGGCGGGGCCTCTGTGGCACCTGCGGCGTCGAAGTGGCGTCCGGCCCGGAGCCGACCCACTGGCACGACGCGGCGGCGGCGCGGTACGGCTACCCGCGGCTCTCCTGTCGGATCACGGTGGCGGCGCCGATGACGGTCCGACTGGTGGAGAAGGTGATGTGGGGGCAGTTGCTACCCGGCGAGTCCGGGTGA
- a CDS encoding APC family permease, protein MSTETREGTNRDGESPEQVALPATEGETTVTEEGSELERSIGLVGGIAIGVGTMIGAGIFVFPGLAAGRAGPAAAGSFAIGAVIALLVALPASELATAMPESGGGYYFVSRALGALPGAVVGLSIWLGLVFATAFYLVSFGSYAAALLTEAGVAFGGAPVVEVLALGFGGLLTALNLLGTENATTLQNYVVGLLLTILVLFLGYGGLDALGVFGAERTPERFMPFGPLSMVTTAALVFTSYLGFAQVATVAGDIENPGRNLPLAMIGSVAIVAVLYVATIFVATSAFGSDSLSAFGETAIVEVARAFGGGVGALAILLGGLLATVSSANASILSTSRAVFAVSKDALLPRTASRVNLRYGTPHVALSMAGGPVLALVALGEVEVLAEVASFLHLVMYGLICVALLAMRRDEPEWYDPEFRVPAHRLVAGLGATASFGLIAFMQRESQVVGGAIMLATAGWYKYYAADVQLKGVL, encoded by the coding sequence ATGTCCACGGAGACCCGGGAGGGAACGAACAGGGACGGTGAGTCGCCCGAGCAGGTCGCGCTCCCCGCGACCGAGGGCGAGACGACCGTCACCGAGGAGGGCTCGGAGTTGGAGCGCTCCATCGGGTTGGTCGGCGGGATCGCCATCGGCGTCGGGACGATGATCGGCGCCGGGATCTTCGTCTTCCCGGGGCTGGCGGCCGGCCGTGCGGGGCCGGCGGCGGCTGGGTCGTTCGCCATCGGCGCCGTCATCGCCCTGTTGGTCGCGCTTCCGGCGTCCGAACTCGCGACGGCGATGCCGGAGTCCGGTGGCGGCTACTACTTCGTCTCGCGGGCGCTCGGGGCGCTCCCGGGCGCGGTCGTCGGTCTCAGCATCTGGCTGGGCCTGGTGTTCGCGACGGCGTTCTACCTCGTCAGCTTCGGCAGCTACGCCGCCGCGCTGCTCACGGAGGCCGGCGTGGCGTTCGGCGGCGCCCCGGTCGTGGAGGTGCTGGCGCTGGGGTTCGGCGGCCTCCTCACCGCGCTGAACCTCCTCGGCACCGAGAACGCCACGACGCTGCAGAACTACGTCGTCGGCCTACTGCTGACCATTCTGGTCCTGTTCCTCGGCTACGGCGGCCTCGACGCGCTCGGCGTCTTCGGCGCCGAACGCACGCCCGAGCGGTTCATGCCGTTCGGGCCGCTGTCGATGGTCACGACCGCGGCGCTGGTGTTCACCTCCTACCTCGGCTTCGCACAGGTAGCGACCGTCGCCGGCGACATCGAGAACCCCGGCCGGAACCTCCCGCTGGCGATGATCGGCTCCGTCGCCATCGTGGCGGTGCTCTACGTGGCCACCATCTTCGTCGCCACCAGCGCGTTCGGGAGCGACAGCCTCTCGGCGTTCGGGGAGACCGCCATCGTCGAGGTGGCTCGCGCCTTCGGCGGCGGCGTCGGTGCGCTGGCGATCCTGCTCGGCGGCCTGCTCGCCACGGTTTCGAGCGCGAACGCGTCGATCCTCTCGACCTCCCGGGCGGTGTTCGCGGTGAGCAAGGACGCCCTGCTGCCCCGGACTGCCAGCCGCGTGAACCTCCGCTACGGGACTCCCCACGTGGCGCTGTCGATGGCCGGCGGGCCCGTGCTGGCGCTGGTCGCGTTGGGGGAGGTCGAGGTGCTCGCCGAGGTGGCCTCCTTCCTCCACCTCGTGATGTACGGGCTGATCTGTGTCGCGCTGCTGGCGATGCGCCGCGACGAACCGGAGTGGTACGACCCCGAGTTCCGGGTGCCCGCCCACCGACTGGTCGCGGGGCTCGGCGCCACCGCGAGCTTTGGGCTCATCGCGTTCATGCAACGGGAGTCACAGGTGGTCGGCGGCGCCATCATGCTCGCCACCGCCGGCTGGTACAAGTACTACGCCGCGGACGTCCAGCTCAAGGGGGTGCTGTAG
- a CDS encoding universal stress protein, translating to MADDDTGPASPTESPALRIREPPKVLVPVEVLEGQSVSTQLVEFLAPAEVVLLGYHVLPEQTPTEQASMQFEDRARGAVDDIAEAFREAGREVETRVVFTHDRDATVDRVAAEADVTAVLLPNPVADVADVLVPIRGAIDAGRLADLVATLLADSRGAVTLWGIDTGGEFDAAAAVDRARGTLLDRGLAADRVRTEVSESDAPARAVIERSPEFDVIVMGESGPDLLSLLLGDPAERVAEGAVAPVLVVRERSG from the coding sequence ATGGCCGACGACGACACCGGGCCGGCGTCGCCCACCGAGAGCCCGGCGCTCCGCATCCGCGAGCCGCCGAAGGTGCTCGTCCCCGTCGAGGTGCTGGAGGGGCAGTCGGTCTCCACCCAGTTGGTCGAGTTCCTCGCGCCCGCGGAGGTGGTGCTGCTCGGCTACCACGTCCTCCCCGAGCAGACGCCGACCGAGCAGGCGAGCATGCAGTTCGAGGACCGCGCCCGCGGGGCCGTCGACGACATCGCCGAGGCGTTCCGCGAGGCCGGCCGCGAGGTCGAGACCCGGGTCGTGTTCACTCACGACCGCGACGCGACCGTCGACCGCGTCGCCGCCGAGGCGGACGTGACGGCCGTCCTGCTGCCAAACCCCGTCGCCGACGTGGCGGACGTCCTCGTTCCCATCCGCGGCGCAATCGACGCCGGCCGGCTGGCCGACCTCGTGGCGACGCTGCTCGCCGACTCCCGAGGCGCGGTCACGCTCTGGGGCATCGACACCGGCGGCGAGTTCGACGCCGCTGCAGCCGTCGACCGTGCCCGCGGGACGCTCCTCGACCGTGGGCTCGCCGCGGACCGCGTTCGAACCGAGGTCTCCGAATCCGACGCGCCCGCCCGGGCCGTCATCGAGCGTTCCCCGGAGTTCGACGTGATCGTTATGGGCGAGAGCGGTCCCGACCTCCTCTCCCTGCTGCTCGGCGACCCAGCAGAGCGCGTCGCGGAGGGCGCCGTCGCCCCTGTCTTGGTCGTCCGCGAGCGGTCGGGGTAG
- a CDS encoding ABC transporter substrate-binding protein produces MAEDSTDRRTFLSAVGGAAAAALAGCTGDGGSPTDGGTSSPVPPATQTDVSTPEGGPQSGGTLRVGFESELTGLDPHRTGSVVSWLVNFNVCETLITFADGAPAARLATDWEIGDDGRTYTFTLTEDARFHPPVDRQMTAEDVVYSFERMNQEGAMGSDLAAVESIEATGDYEVTFTLSGTFAPFFNFLGRVPWVVVPEEAVEAQGGELGDFQEPVGTGPFVFSEYEPGDSLTLSAFAEYREEGVPLLDAVEITPIPDADSRVAALRGGDMDMVRGVSGSDADTLRESEETKLSRQSGTEWGQLHINCSEAPWDDPAVRRAVAHVVDREAIVEAAVSGYGRAAWQPYAEDSIWHYDLGDSRRTRDVERAQQILEDAGNPLEGETLTIKTNTRYSLMETTADLLVANLAEAGIDAETEVLEWGTQLEDFITGNFGAMAFSVPFKIDPDRHYYGFVHPDGTQFNHYGADQPDADRMYELLEQGRSETDEETRIETYAEFEGLVNKNCPWISIARVDGIAGLRSNVYGNQPWLLPYTRFWTMWKGE; encoded by the coding sequence ATGGCAGAGGACTCCACGGACCGGCGTACGTTCCTCTCGGCGGTCGGCGGCGCCGCGGCGGCGGCGCTGGCCGGCTGCACCGGCGACGGGGGGAGCCCCACCGACGGCGGCACGTCGTCGCCCGTTCCTCCCGCGACCCAAACCGACGTGTCGACACCCGAGGGTGGTCCACAGTCCGGCGGCACCCTCCGGGTCGGGTTCGAGTCCGAACTCACCGGTCTCGACCCTCACCGGACCGGGAGCGTCGTCTCGTGGCTGGTCAACTTCAACGTCTGTGAGACGCTGATCACCTTCGCGGACGGCGCGCCGGCCGCGCGGCTGGCGACCGACTGGGAGATCGGCGACGACGGCCGCACCTACACCTTCACGCTGACCGAGGACGCCCGCTTCCACCCGCCGGTCGACCGGCAGATGACCGCCGAGGACGTGGTCTACTCCTTCGAACGGATGAACCAGGAGGGCGCGATGGGCTCGGACCTCGCGGCCGTCGAGTCGATCGAGGCCACCGGCGACTACGAGGTCACGTTCACGCTCTCGGGCACGTTCGCGCCCTTCTTCAACTTCCTCGGGCGCGTCCCGTGGGTCGTCGTCCCCGAGGAGGCCGTCGAGGCACAGGGCGGTGAACTCGGCGACTTTCAGGAGCCCGTGGGAACGGGCCCGTTCGTGTTCTCGGAGTACGAACCCGGCGACAGCCTCACGCTCTCGGCGTTCGCGGAGTACCGCGAGGAGGGCGTCCCGCTGCTCGACGCCGTCGAGATCACGCCGATCCCGGACGCCGACTCCCGGGTCGCCGCGCTCCGTGGCGGCGACATGGACATGGTCCGGGGGGTCTCCGGCAGCGACGCCGACACGCTCCGCGAGAGCGAGGAGACCAAACTCTCCCGACAGAGCGGCACCGAGTGGGGCCAACTCCACATCAACTGCAGCGAGGCGCCGTGGGACGACCCGGCGGTCCGCCGCGCCGTCGCGCACGTCGTCGACCGCGAGGCGATCGTCGAAGCCGCCGTCTCGGGCTACGGGCGGGCGGCGTGGCAGCCCTACGCCGAGGACAGCATCTGGCACTACGACCTCGGCGACAGCCGGCGAACCCGGGACGTCGAACGCGCCCAACAGATCCTCGAGGACGCCGGCAACCCCCTCGAGGGCGAGACGCTGACGATCAAGACCAACACGCGCTACTCGCTGATGGAGACTACCGCGGACCTGCTCGTGGCCAACCTCGCCGAAGCCGGCATCGACGCCGAGACCGAGGTACTCGAGTGGGGAACCCAACTGGAGGACTTCATCACGGGCAACTTCGGCGCGATGGCGTTCTCGGTGCCGTTCAAGATCGACCCCGACCGGCACTACTACGGCTTCGTCCACCCCGACGGCACCCAGTTCAACCACTACGGGGCGGATCAGCCCGACGCCGACCGGATGTACGAACTGCTCGAACAGGGCCGCAGCGAGACCGACGAGGAGACGCGGATCGAGACCTACGCCGAGTTCGAGGGACTGGTCAACAAGAACTGCCCGTGGATCTCGATCGCACGCGTCGACGGCATCGCGGGGCTCAGGTCCAACGTCTACGGGAACCAGCCGTGGCTCCTGCCCTACACCCGCTTCTGGACGATGTGGAAGGGGGAGTGA
- a CDS encoding ABC transporter permease, which translates to MVSRLQAFMVRRLLWALPVLALVSVAVFGLVRMVPGDPAIVMLGADASPERLAAVRAEMGLNEPIHVQYVDYVADALRGDLGRSYVTDRSVSAAIAGRLPTTLFLTLAGFLVSITVAIPAGLLSATNRGNALDGVGLGFGLLGVSVPNFWLGVVLLLLFGVSLDWLPVAGYVSPLEDPVEGVRYLILPGITLGTAMAAVVTRMLRSELLEELRREYLDAVRMKGVGELRVLAHATKNAFIPVVTVIGMQFGYLLGGSVVIEQVFSIPGMGRLLIDAIGSRDYITLQGVVLVYTTFFVVVNVVVDAAYFYLNPKLRGEG; encoded by the coding sequence ATGGTCTCACGGCTGCAGGCGTTCATGGTCCGGCGGCTGCTCTGGGCGCTGCCGGTGCTCGCGTTGGTTTCGGTCGCCGTCTTCGGCCTCGTCAGGATGGTCCCCGGCGATCCGGCCATCGTGATGCTCGGCGCCGACGCCTCGCCCGAGCGGCTCGCGGCGGTCCGCGCGGAGATGGGGCTGAACGAGCCGATCCACGTCCAGTACGTCGACTACGTGGCTGACGCCCTCCGTGGGGACCTCGGGCGCTCCTACGTCACCGACCGCTCGGTCAGCGCCGCCATCGCCGGCCGCCTGCCGACGACGCTGTTTCTCACGCTCGCGGGCTTTCTGGTCTCGATCACGGTCGCCATCCCTGCCGGCCTGCTGAGCGCGACCAACCGCGGGAACGCGCTCGACGGCGTCGGCCTCGGCTTCGGCCTGCTCGGGGTATCGGTCCCGAACTTCTGGCTGGGCGTCGTGCTCCTGCTCCTGTTCGGGGTCTCCCTCGACTGGCTCCCGGTGGCGGGCTACGTCTCACCGCTGGAGGACCCCGTCGAGGGGGTTCGCTACCTGATCCTCCCGGGGATCACCCTCGGGACGGCGATGGCCGCCGTCGTCACGCGCATGCTCCGCTCTGAACTGCTCGAAGAGCTCCGCCGGGAGTACCTCGACGCCGTCCGGATGAAGGGCGTCGGCGAACTCCGCGTGCTGGCCCACGCGACGAAGAACGCCTTCATCCCGGTCGTGACGGTGATCGGGATGCAGTTCGGCTACCTGCTGGGCGGCTCGGTCGTCATCGAGCAGGTGTTCTCGATCCCGGGGATGGGTCGGCTGCTCATCGACGCCATCGGCAGCCGCGACTACATCACCCTGCAGGGGGTCGTGCTCGTCTACACGACCTTTTTCGTCGTCGTCAACGTCGTCGTCGACGCGGCGTACTTCTACCTGAACCCGAAGCTGCGGGGTGAGGGATGA
- a CDS encoding ABC transporter permease → MSDANADDGADAVDRGWTDSPLARRTRAFAARFRRNNLAMGGLLITGAVLLIALFAPILAPYDPTAVDVPARLQGPSLAHPMGTDRYGRDLLSRVLFGARIALQVAVATPLVAGAVGVPIGLLAGYAGGRVDDALMRLMDSIFAFPAILLGLTLVAVFGQSLTNIVLALGIVYIPQFARVTRGSAVSVVEEEHVRVARSLGASHVRIIAVHVLPFCLSAILVQATVTAALAIVLESSLSFLGVGVPSPKPSWGSILRVGKGFVDSGEWWYSVFPGLAIVVAVLGFNLLGDGLRDVLDPRTDPNR, encoded by the coding sequence ATGAGCGACGCGAACGCCGACGACGGCGCCGACGCCGTCGACCGTGGCTGGACCGATTCCCCGCTCGCCCGCCGGACGAGAGCCTTCGCCGCGCGGTTCCGCCGGAACAACCTCGCGATGGGCGGCCTGCTCATCACCGGCGCCGTGCTCCTGATCGCCCTCTTCGCGCCGATCCTCGCCCCCTATGACCCGACGGCCGTCGACGTGCCCGCGCGCCTGCAGGGGCCGAGCCTCGCCCACCCGATGGGGACCGATCGCTACGGCCGGGACCTGCTCTCGCGGGTACTGTTCGGCGCCCGGATCGCCCTGCAGGTTGCCGTTGCCACCCCGCTGGTCGCCGGCGCCGTCGGCGTCCCCATCGGCCTGCTGGCGGGCTACGCCGGCGGCCGCGTCGACGACGCGCTGATGCGGCTGATGGACTCGATCTTCGCGTTCCCGGCGATCCTGCTCGGGCTGACGCTCGTGGCCGTGTTCGGCCAGTCCCTGACCAATATCGTGCTGGCGCTCGGGATCGTCTACATCCCCCAGTTCGCCCGCGTCACCCGCGGCAGCGCCGTCTCGGTGGTCGAGGAGGAGCACGTCCGCGTCGCGCGCTCGCTGGGAGCCTCCCACGTCCGGATCATCGCCGTCCACGTCCTGCCGTTCTGCCTCTCGGCGATCCTCGTGCAGGCGACGGTGACGGCCGCGCTGGCCATCGTGCTGGAGTCCTCGCTTTCGTTCCTCGGTGTCGGCGTCCCCTCGCCGAAACCCTCGTGGGGGTCGATCCTCCGGGTCGGCAAGGGGTTCGTCGACAGCGGGGAGTGGTGGTACAGCGTCTTCCCGGGGCTGGCCATCGTCGTCGCCGTCCTCGGCTTCAACCTCCTCGGGGACGGCCTGCGCGACGTACTCGACCCCCGAACCGACCCAAACAGGTGA